Proteins encoded within one genomic window of Streptomyces rubradiris:
- a CDS encoding DedA family protein yields MTAVNPMDSASVLAAFGALGVLAVIFAESGLLVVGFFLPGDTLLFPAGVLCAGSAQQPPRLTLWQVLVCAAVGAVAGGQAGYLIGRHGGRALLARTSNRRVTDAAERAERLLARYGYGKALVIGRFVPLLRTVLHPVAGMLGVPARTFTLWQTVGGVLWSQTLVLAGYTLGASVPHIDDYLLPLVALVVLVSLLPLLPELRRSRHERRERRGRRERDGSAG; encoded by the coding sequence GTGACCGCCGTCAATCCGATGGACAGCGCCTCGGTGCTGGCCGCCTTCGGCGCGCTGGGCGTGCTGGCGGTGATCTTCGCCGAGTCGGGCCTGCTGGTCGTCGGCTTCTTCCTGCCCGGTGACACCCTGCTGTTCCCGGCCGGCGTGCTGTGTGCGGGCAGCGCCCAGCAGCCGCCCCGGCTCACGCTGTGGCAGGTGCTGGTGTGCGCGGCCGTGGGGGCGGTGGCGGGCGGTCAGGCGGGGTATCTGATCGGTCGGCACGGCGGGCGAGCGCTGCTGGCGCGCACGTCCAACCGACGGGTGACGGACGCGGCGGAGCGGGCCGAGCGGCTGCTGGCCCGCTACGGCTACGGCAAGGCGCTGGTGATCGGCCGGTTCGTGCCGCTGCTGCGGACGGTGCTGCACCCGGTGGCGGGGATGCTGGGCGTGCCCGCGCGGACCTTCACGCTGTGGCAGACGGTGGGCGGGGTGCTGTGGTCGCAGACGCTGGTCCTCGCCGGGTACACCCTGGGCGCGTCCGTCCCGCACATCGACGACTACCTGCTGCCGCTGGTGGCCCTGGTCGTCCTCGTGTCCCTGCTCCCGCTGCTGCCGGAGCTCCGCCGCTCCCGCCATGAACGCCGCGAACGCCGTGGACGCCGCGAACGGGACGGGTCCGCGGGCTGA
- a CDS encoding phosphodiester glycosidase family protein, translating into MSRRNGRSAAGRAVLTTVTALGVLAGAALAGAAPAAAAPTGRRIVPGVTYRQFDVDAAKGTARVHLLTVDLGNPHVRVGLLYPGTVAARATVSRLADSAGAVAGVNGDFFHITESQHPGVEATGAPVGPAVADGQVLKAAVPKGQRFGPALPPGTDTREVLGVGTDRRARLDRLSLTGSVGTPQGTLPLKGLNQYALPVNSVGAFTARWGGASRERAVCGTDTQRSAPCSEDTYEVTVRDGRVVSASGTPGGGTIPADTTVLVGREEGARKLRELSVGDAVRITHALTAASSEVPYAFAIGGFPIVRDGAPLPGLDDETSAVRTAVGVKDGGRQLLLLALDGAADYRSGLTVHEEADVLRSLGATEGFNLDGGGSTEMVTRDTGDRAVTVRNHPSGGAERPVPNGIGVFSAG; encoded by the coding sequence GTGTCCAGACGGAACGGGCGTTCGGCGGCGGGCAGAGCGGTTCTCACGACGGTCACGGCACTCGGCGTGCTGGCCGGGGCGGCCCTGGCGGGCGCGGCACCGGCCGCTGCCGCGCCGACGGGCCGGCGGATCGTGCCGGGCGTCACCTACCGGCAGTTCGACGTCGACGCGGCGAAGGGCACGGCCCGCGTCCACCTGCTCACGGTGGACCTGGGCAACCCGCACGTCCGCGTCGGCCTGCTGTACCCGGGCACGGTCGCGGCCCGGGCGACGGTCTCCCGGCTGGCGGACTCGGCCGGGGCGGTCGCCGGGGTGAACGGCGACTTCTTCCACATCACCGAGTCCCAGCACCCGGGCGTGGAGGCCACCGGGGCGCCCGTCGGACCGGCCGTGGCGGACGGGCAGGTGCTCAAGGCGGCGGTGCCGAAGGGCCAGCGGTTCGGACCCGCGCTGCCCCCGGGCACCGACACCCGGGAGGTGCTCGGCGTGGGCACCGACCGGCGGGCCCGCCTGGACCGCCTCTCCCTCACCGGCTCGGTCGGCACACCCCAGGGCACGCTGCCCCTGAAGGGCCTCAACCAGTACGCGCTCCCGGTGAACTCGGTCGGCGCGTTCACCGCGCGCTGGGGCGGCGCCTCCCGCGAGCGTGCCGTCTGCGGCACCGACACCCAGCGCTCGGCGCCGTGCAGCGAGGACACCTACGAGGTGACGGTGCGCGACGGCAGGGTGGTCTCCGCGTCCGGCACCCCGGGCGGCGGCACGATCCCCGCGGACACCACGGTCCTGGTGGGCCGCGAGGAGGGCGCGCGGAAGCTGCGCGAGCTGTCGGTCGGCGACGCGGTGCGGATCACGCACGCCTTGACGGCGGCCTCGTCCGAGGTGCCGTACGCCTTCGCGATCGGCGGCTTCCCGATCGTCCGCGACGGCGCCCCGCTGCCCGGGCTGGACGACGAGACCTCGGCGGTGCGCACGGCTGTGGGGGTCAAGGACGGCGGCCGGCAGCTGCTGCTCCTGGCGCTGGACGGGGCGGCGGACTACCGCTCGGGGCTGACCGTCCACGAGGAGGCGGACGTCCTGCGGTCGCTCGGCGCCACCGAGGGCTTCAACCTGGACGGCGGCGGCTCGACGGAGATGGTGACCCGCGACACCGGCGACCGCGCCGTGACCGTGCGCAACCACCCGAGTGGCGGCGCCGAGCGCCCCGTGCCCAACGGCATCGGCGTCTTCTCGGCCGGCTGA
- a CDS encoding DUF2267 domain-containing protein, which yields MISHQHLVEEVSSRTHLDDTEAADAAVHLVLAALSSRLDPPRREHLRKAVPAHERPALRYGADVADDSAASLDDLLADVARPAGATPEQALFLAQTVVCRIAAEDTDLAEDLLRALPDEFGTLFEEPDRAP from the coding sequence ATGATCAGCCATCAGCATCTGGTGGAAGAGGTGTCGTCGCGGACCCATCTCGACGACACGGAGGCCGCCGACGCCGCCGTGCACCTCGTGCTCGCCGCGCTGAGCAGCCGTCTCGATCCGCCGCGCCGGGAGCACCTGCGCAAGGCCGTGCCGGCCCACGAGCGCCCCGCGCTGCGCTATGGGGCCGACGTGGCGGACGACTCCGCGGCGTCGCTCGACGATCTGCTGGCGGACGTGGCCCGGCCCGCGGGCGCCACCCCTGAGCAGGCGCTCTTCCTGGCGCAGACGGTGGTGTGCCGCATCGCGGCCGAGGACACGGATCTGGCGGAGGACCTGCTGCGCGCCCTGCCGGACGAGTTCGGCACACTGTTCGAGGAGCCGGACCGGGCGCCCTGA
- a CDS encoding aminotransferase class I/II-fold pyridoxal phosphate-dependent enzyme, with product MAARNDYLGLSGHPRVVAAAADAARRWGASASASRLIGGTLTLHEELEARLAAFLDAEAVIVTTTGFEANLALAPLLGRGDIVFSDKANHASLIEAVRLGFADRRWYRHSDMADLERKLAVADPDAAKAILTDGLFSMEGDLCRLPELVSLARRYGARLVVDGAHDIGLLGPGGRGVTDHFGLPDAVDLHTGTLSKGFGSIGGFLAGPAEVIHYLRHTSRSVIFTTSIPPASAAAALAALTIIETEPERRARAFEVARQVRDGLRGLGFDTGESVTPIVPVITGRKELATALWREVLTEGVFTSAVSAPAVPEERSLVRLSLQATHTDEDIERILVAFAHAGRRLGLIPTGPPPVPVQPLLRETLLDWVS from the coding sequence ATGGCCGCCCGAAACGATTATCTTGGCCTTTCCGGCCACCCCCGTGTCGTCGCCGCGGCGGCCGACGCGGCCCGTCGCTGGGGTGCCTCCGCCTCGGCGAGCCGGCTGATCGGCGGAACGCTCACCCTGCACGAGGAACTGGAGGCCAGGCTGGCCGCCTTCCTCGACGCCGAGGCGGTGATCGTGACCACCACCGGCTTCGAGGCGAACCTGGCGCTGGCTCCCCTGCTCGGCCGCGGTGACATCGTCTTCAGCGACAAGGCCAACCACGCCTCGCTGATCGAGGCGGTGCGGCTGGGCTTCGCCGACAGACGCTGGTACCGGCACTCGGACATGGCCGACCTGGAGCGCAAGCTCGCGGTGGCCGATCCGGACGCGGCCAAGGCGATCCTCACGGACGGCCTGTTCTCCATGGAGGGCGACCTGTGCCGGCTGCCGGAGCTGGTCTCGCTCGCCCGGCGCTACGGCGCCCGCCTGGTGGTCGACGGCGCCCACGACATCGGACTGCTGGGACCGGGCGGACGAGGGGTGACCGACCACTTCGGGCTGCCCGACGCCGTCGACCTCCACACGGGCACCCTGTCCAAGGGATTCGGCTCCATCGGGGGCTTCCTGGCCGGGCCCGCCGAGGTGATCCACTACCTCCGGCACACCTCGCGGTCCGTCATCTTCACCACCTCCATCCCCCCCGCCTCGGCCGCCGCCGCGCTGGCGGCCCTGACCATCATCGAGACCGAGCCGGAGCGCCGGGCGCGCGCCTTCGAGGTGGCGCGGCAGGTACGGGACGGCCTGCGCGGCCTCGGCTTCGACACGGGCGAGTCGGTCACTCCGATCGTGCCCGTCATCACCGGGCGCAAGGAACTCGCCACGGCCCTGTGGCGGGAGGTCCTCACCGAGGGCGTCTTCACCAGCGCCGTCTCCGCGCCCGCCGTACCCGAGGAACGCTCGCTGGTCCGGCTGTCCCTCCAGGCCACGCACACCGACGAGGACATCGAGCGCATCCTCGTCGCGTTCGCCCACGCCGGCCGCCGCCTCGGGCTCATCCCCACCGGGCCGCCGCCCGTCCCGGTGCAGCCACTGCTGAGGGAAACGCTTCTGGACTGGGTGTCATGA
- a CDS encoding cold-shock protein, whose protein sequence is MTQGTVKWFNAEKGFGFIAQADGPDLFVHYSEIDGQGFRSLEENQRVEFDVVQGPKGPQAARVRAL, encoded by the coding sequence ATGACTCAGGGAACCGTGAAGTGGTTCAACGCCGAGAAGGGCTTCGGCTTCATCGCCCAGGCCGACGGCCCGGATCTCTTCGTGCACTACTCCGAGATCGACGGCCAGGGCTTCCGCAGCCTTGAGGAGAACCAGCGCGTCGAGTTCGACGTCGTCCAGGGCCCCAAGGGTCCGCAGGCCGCTCGCGTCCGCGCCCTCTGA
- a CDS encoding GNAT family N-acetyltransferase, translated as MTTATDDMYRYRTALPEDAPAIKALDGSFTTGTVFRVTATEEGFTLREVPVEPPLTKVFPQDESDGDAGGDDDTDSRTFVAQAASGELAGFVVVSYSRWNRRLVVEDIQVAPEHRGKGVGRALMGLATEFARERGAGHIWLEVTNINAPAIHAYRRMGFAFCGLDTTLYDGTPSRGEQALYMIRPCP; from the coding sequence ATGACCACTGCTACTGACGACATGTACCGATACCGCACCGCCCTCCCCGAGGACGCCCCGGCCATCAAGGCCCTCGACGGCTCCTTCACCACCGGCACCGTCTTCCGGGTGACCGCGACGGAGGAAGGGTTCACGCTGCGGGAGGTGCCCGTGGAGCCACCGCTGACCAAAGTGTTCCCCCAGGACGAGTCGGACGGTGACGCGGGGGGCGACGACGACACGGACTCCCGTACCTTCGTCGCCCAGGCCGCCTCCGGGGAGCTGGCCGGGTTCGTCGTCGTCTCGTACTCCCGTTGGAACCGCCGGCTGGTCGTCGAGGACATCCAGGTCGCCCCGGAGCACCGGGGCAAGGGGGTCGGCCGTGCGCTGATGGGGCTCGCGACGGAGTTCGCGCGCGAGCGGGGGGCGGGCCACATCTGGCTGGAGGTCACCAACATCAACGCCCCGGCGATCCACGCGTACCGGCGGATGGGCTTCGCGTTCTGCGGGCTCGACACCACCCTCTACGACGGCACGCCCTCGCGGGGTGAGCAGGCGCTCTACATGATCAGGCCCTGCCCGTGA
- a CDS encoding GNAT family N-acetyltransferase, with amino-acid sequence MSVTVTPVGTDTDLTAFIRLPYDLYRDDPLWVAPLERERRSFLDPARNPYHRVAGVRLFLARRHDTVVGRIAAIVDPRYNERHGPDRGLIGLFECVDDHEAAAALFDTADGWLAAQGMKRTLGPLGFTTNDECGVQISGFDQPHIVMIPRNRPYYPQLFSACGFEKAKDLVSYAIPIPDDGEPPAEYREAAERVLATPGLTVRSLDPQRTEADMETVRKLYNETFTHSYGSVPVDEAQFGYMMKKLKPLLRPGLLQIAEMHGEPVAFLLCLPDAHQALHAARGRLTTMGLPVGLIRAARAVRRIDRVRFAAMGVAREHRSRGLAAALVTEAQRAAFRLGYTEISYSWVLEDNHASRRHGEALGGVHTQTHRLYERATSAL; translated from the coding sequence ATGAGTGTCACGGTCACCCCGGTCGGCACGGACACCGACCTGACCGCCTTCATCCGGCTGCCGTACGACCTCTACCGCGACGACCCGCTGTGGGTGGCCCCGCTGGAGCGGGAACGGCGCTCCTTCCTGGACCCGGCCCGCAATCCGTACCACCGGGTGGCCGGCGTGCGGCTCTTCCTCGCACGGCGGCACGACACCGTCGTCGGCAGGATCGCGGCGATCGTCGACCCCCGTTACAACGAACGGCACGGCCCGGACCGCGGACTGATCGGCCTCTTCGAGTGCGTCGACGACCACGAGGCCGCGGCAGCTCTCTTCGACACGGCGGACGGCTGGCTCGCCGCGCAGGGAATGAAACGCACCTTGGGCCCCCTCGGATTCACCACCAATGACGAGTGCGGCGTGCAGATATCCGGCTTCGACCAGCCGCACATCGTCATGATTCCCCGTAACCGGCCGTATTATCCGCAACTGTTTTCCGCATGTGGATTCGAGAAGGCCAAGGACCTGGTTTCGTACGCCATTCCGATTCCCGATGACGGGGAGCCCCCGGCGGAATACCGCGAAGCCGCGGAACGCGTCCTCGCGACCCCGGGCCTGACGGTGCGGTCCCTGGATCCGCAGCGGACGGAAGCCGATATGGAGACCGTCCGGAAGCTCTACAACGAAACGTTCACCCACAGCTACGGTTCGGTCCCCGTCGACGAAGCGCAGTTCGGCTACATGATGAAGAAGCTCAAGCCCCTCCTGCGCCCCGGCCTCCTGCAGATCGCGGAGATGCACGGCGAACCCGTCGCCTTCCTGCTCTGCCTGCCCGACGCCCACCAGGCACTGCACGCGGCCCGCGGCCGGCTCACCACCATGGGCCTGCCCGTCGGGCTGATCCGGGCCGCGCGAGCCGTCCGTCGTATCGACCGCGTGCGCTTCGCCGCCATGGGCGTGGCGAGGGAGCACCGGTCCCGCGGTCTGGCCGCGGCCCTGGTGACCGAGGCCCAGCGCGCCGCCTTCCGCCTCGGATACACCGAGATCTCCTACTCCTGGGTCCTGGAGGACAACCACGCCTCCCGCCGGCACGGCGAGGCCCTCGGCGGGGTCCACACCCAGACGCACCGCCTGTACGAGCGCGCCACGTCCGCGCTGTGA
- a CDS encoding amidohydrolase, producing the protein MPADLVLLSARLLDPGTGRLLPHTALAAERGRIAFLGDDRDARALAGPGTTVVDLRGAVVTAGFTDGHLHPVSGAERTMGVDLSGCRDLAAVRTALAAAVRDLRPGAWLRGWGLDPNAFGTAPVATATLGPVLDGVPALIDLFDAHSALASERALELAGVDGPRRFEQGSEIVCDAAGRPTGLLLEDAACEVVEAVAPRPTEAEVRARAAEVLAAMAASGLTGGHAMDANGDSLAVYAALEAEDALPLRLRIAPWCRPEASDADLAELVRLQGTGGALWRVAGVKLFMDGTIDNGTAWLEAPDCHGQSDHAYWPDPRRYSRVIADLHRAGVPTATHAIGDAAVRHVLDAVERAQTESGRAGGTGSAGTPGGTGVVRHRVEHIETVPDDTVRRFAPLGVAASMQPTHCCEFTRADHTDNWSRRLGEERAGRAFRCRDLWEAGARVVLGSDWPIAPYPPLQVMAGARHRRPADLSLPPHGPEQALTPLQALQGMTVNAAWAAGEEDRTGRLAVGHRADLTVLADDPLRVPDTELAELPVLLTAVAGRVTHRAAGV; encoded by the coding sequence GTGCCCGCCGATCTCGTCCTGCTCTCCGCCCGGCTGCTCGACCCGGGCACGGGCCGCCTCCTGCCGCACACCGCGCTCGCCGCGGAGCGGGGGCGGATCGCCTTCCTCGGCGACGACCGGGACGCCCGCGCCCTCGCCGGGCCCGGCACCACCGTGGTCGACCTGCGCGGGGCGGTGGTCACCGCCGGGTTCACCGACGGGCATCTGCACCCGGTCTCCGGCGCCGAACGCACCATGGGCGTCGACCTGTCCGGCTGCCGCGACCTGGCCGCCGTGCGCACCGCGCTCGCCGCGGCGGTACGCGACCTGCGCCCGGGCGCCTGGCTGCGCGGCTGGGGCCTGGACCCCAACGCCTTCGGCACCGCGCCCGTGGCCACCGCCACACTCGGCCCCGTCCTCGACGGTGTGCCCGCGCTGATCGACCTGTTCGACGCGCACTCGGCGCTGGCCAGCGAGCGGGCGCTGGAACTGGCCGGCGTCGACGGGCCGCGCCGCTTCGAGCAGGGCTCGGAGATCGTCTGCGACGCCGCCGGACGGCCCACCGGACTGCTGCTGGAGGACGCCGCCTGCGAGGTCGTCGAGGCGGTCGCCCCCCGGCCCACCGAAGCGGAGGTCCGCGCCCGCGCCGCCGAGGTACTGGCCGCCATGGCCGCGTCCGGGCTCACCGGCGGCCACGCCATGGACGCGAACGGCGACAGCCTCGCCGTCTACGCCGCCCTGGAGGCCGAGGACGCCCTGCCCCTGCGGCTGCGGATCGCCCCTTGGTGCCGGCCCGAGGCGAGTGACGCCGACCTCGCCGAGCTGGTCCGGCTCCAGGGCACCGGCGGCGCGCTGTGGAGGGTGGCCGGCGTGAAGCTGTTCATGGACGGCACCATCGACAACGGCACCGCCTGGCTGGAGGCCCCCGACTGCCACGGCCAGTCGGACCACGCCTACTGGCCCGACCCCCGGCGCTACAGCCGGGTGATCGCCGACCTGCACCGGGCCGGCGTGCCCACGGCCACCCACGCCATCGGCGACGCGGCGGTCCGCCACGTCCTGGACGCCGTCGAGCGGGCCCAGACGGAGAGCGGGCGGGCGGGTGGTACCGGCAGTGCCGGCACTCCGGGCGGTACGGGAGTCGTACGGCACCGGGTCGAGCACATCGAGACCGTCCCCGACGACACCGTACGGCGGTTCGCGCCGCTCGGTGTCGCCGCCTCGATGCAGCCCACCCACTGCTGCGAGTTCACCCGGGCGGACCACACCGACAACTGGTCGCGCCGACTCGGCGAGGAGCGGGCCGGGCGCGCGTTCCGCTGCCGGGACCTGTGGGAGGCCGGGGCACGGGTCGTCCTCGGCTCCGACTGGCCCATCGCGCCGTACCCGCCGCTCCAGGTCATGGCCGGCGCCCGGCATCGGCGGCCCGCCGACCTCTCCCTGCCCCCGCACGGCCCCGAACAGGCCCTCACCCCGCTCCAGGCGCTCCAGGGCATGACGGTGAACGCCGCCTGGGCGGCGGGGGAGGAGGACCGGACCGGCCGGCTCGCCGTCGGCCACCGCGCCGACCTCACCGTCCTCGCCGACGACCCGCTGCGCGTGCCCGACACCGAACTGGCCGAGCTGCCGGTACTGCTGACGGCGGTGGCGGGACGGGTCACCCATCGGGCGGCGGGGGTGTAG
- a CDS encoding MBL fold metallo-hydrolase — MNRSTLLRTAVAAASVSLLAACGGNASADGEEKKPSSPSAASTPSAAAAAFTVTHVGGPTAVLEIAGQRILIDPTFDAPKKYKSGMSKIKGPAFGPEKLGKIDAVLLSHDQHDDNLDGKGRELLKDMPVVFSTPGAHKRLGDHITPMKSWEERELKSSGSTIKVTAVPALHGPDGVDRGADGEVTGFVLSGEGVPTTYISGDNASVKVAKQVGDRIKKDIGAIDTAILFAGAARTPAILDNAPLTLTSKNAALVAKDLNPRKVVPIHTDSWDIYSEDIKSLVKAFKDQGVDGKLVDVEPAGEKKNLS; from the coding sequence ATGAACCGTTCGACGCTCCTCCGTACCGCCGTAGCCGCAGCCAGCGTGTCGCTCCTCGCCGCCTGTGGCGGGAACGCCAGCGCCGACGGTGAGGAGAAGAAGCCGTCATCGCCGTCCGCCGCTTCGACGCCCTCCGCTGCCGCCGCCGCGTTCACCGTCACCCACGTGGGCGGCCCGACGGCGGTCCTGGAGATCGCCGGTCAGCGCATCCTGATCGACCCCACCTTCGACGCGCCGAAGAAGTACAAGTCCGGCATGTCCAAGATCAAGGGCCCCGCCTTCGGCCCCGAGAAGCTCGGCAAGATCGACGCCGTTCTGCTTTCCCATGACCAGCACGACGACAACCTCGACGGCAAGGGCCGTGAGCTGCTGAAGGACATGCCGGTCGTGTTCTCCACGCCCGGTGCTCACAAGCGTCTCGGTGACCACATCACTCCCATGAAGAGCTGGGAGGAGCGGGAACTGAAGTCCTCCGGCAGCACCATCAAGGTCACCGCGGTGCCCGCCCTGCACGGTCCCGACGGCGTCGACCGCGGGGCGGACGGTGAGGTCACCGGGTTCGTGCTCAGCGGTGAGGGAGTCCCCACCACCTACATCTCCGGTGACAACGCCTCGGTCAAGGTCGCCAAGCAGGTCGGCGACCGGATCAAGAAGGACATCGGGGCCATCGACACGGCCATCCTCTTCGCCGGCGCCGCCCGCACCCCCGCGATCCTCGACAACGCTCCGCTGACCCTCACGTCGAAGAACGCCGCCCTGGTGGCGAAGGACCTCAACCCGCGCAAGGTCGTCCCGATCCACACCGACAGCTGGGACATCTACTCCGAGGACATCAAGTCCCTGGTCAAGGCGTTCAAGGACCAGGGTGTCGACGGCAAGCTCGTCGACGTGGAGCCGGCGGGGGAGAAGAAGAACCTGTCCTGA
- a CDS encoding TetR/AcrR family transcriptional regulator produces MSSSVQRKRIRKDPAARRAEIIATAAAVALAEGLECVTLRRIAEELAVRPGLISHYFPSAEDLVAEAFGSAATGELDRLLPAERAATTPTGRLARFLAHTSGEEYDAISRLWINARHLSRYRPVLRDRVARQEAAWRGRLEDLIQDGVDAGEFVTDDPLTVAVQLLVVLDGLGVHANTATPERPAAVLRLPRTTAERELGLPPGTLDEAAG; encoded by the coding sequence ATGTCGTCAAGCGTTCAGCGCAAGCGGATCCGCAAGGACCCGGCCGCCCGGCGGGCGGAGATCATCGCCACCGCCGCGGCCGTCGCCCTCGCCGAGGGCCTGGAGTGCGTCACCCTCCGCCGGATCGCCGAGGAACTCGCCGTCCGCCCCGGGCTGATCAGCCACTACTTCCCCTCGGCCGAGGACCTCGTCGCCGAGGCGTTCGGCAGCGCGGCGACCGGCGAACTCGACCGCCTCCTCCCGGCCGAGCGCGCCGCGACCACGCCCACCGGGCGGCTGGCCCGCTTCCTCGCCCACACCTCGGGGGAGGAGTACGACGCGATCAGCCGGCTGTGGATCAACGCCCGCCACCTCAGCCGCTACCGGCCCGTGCTCCGCGACCGGGTCGCCCGGCAGGAGGCCGCCTGGCGCGGCCGGCTCGAAGACCTGATCCAGGACGGCGTGGATGCCGGCGAGTTCGTCACCGACGATCCGCTGACGGTCGCCGTACAGCTCCTCGTCGTCCTCGACGGCCTGGGCGTCCACGCCAACACCGCGACGCCCGAACGCCCGGCCGCGGTGCTGCGCCTGCCTCGCACCACGGCCGAGCGGGAGCTCGGGCTGCCGCCCGGCACGCTCGACGAGGCCGCCGGCTGA
- a CDS encoding purine-cytosine permease family protein has translation MASTLPDPHPGAGPTPADGAASASRAAERAGVEAHGIDHIPESERRGRPRELFSVWAAANVTYLSLVVGGALVLMGLSLWQALVVIVVGNLFWLLTGLLAVPGPVAGAPSEVVTRALYGVRGNRVNNAVTGWLISVCYFALNLAAAATAAFSLVDRAGLPVTAGVKAAVVVLIAAVTLAIGVYGHAAIVRLYPAITLVLSAVFAVVGVAVLRHTDFGYAPGQPLTGTDLWATVAAGTALIASGPLSYTTSADFSRYLPRATPAKAVAGWTALGGFVPSVLVCGIGACAATAVDMNDPESSLQTLLPGWFRPVFLLALVLGTVALNALTSYSAGLALQAVGLRIRRTLSVLVDGAVAVSLTLYALLVSDFLDAVGDVLQLTVLLLGPGTAVYATDILLRRNRYDGPALADESPGGPFWYTGGFNWAGAMALIAGVTASALCVDSVYTGPVAAALGGVDLALPAGMAVASGTYALLSARQRQAAPRAGRLPEQP, from the coding sequence ATGGCGTCCACGCTTCCCGATCCGCACCCCGGCGCAGGGCCCACGCCCGCCGACGGCGCCGCCTCCGCCTCCCGGGCCGCCGAGCGCGCCGGTGTCGAGGCGCACGGCATCGACCACATCCCGGAGTCCGAACGCCGGGGCCGGCCGCGCGAGTTGTTCTCCGTGTGGGCCGCCGCGAACGTCACCTACCTGAGCCTGGTGGTGGGCGGCGCGCTGGTGCTGATGGGGCTGAGCCTGTGGCAGGCGCTCGTGGTGATCGTCGTGGGCAATCTGTTCTGGCTTCTCACCGGCCTGCTGGCGGTCCCGGGACCGGTGGCGGGCGCGCCGAGCGAGGTGGTGACCCGGGCGCTGTACGGGGTGCGCGGGAACCGGGTGAACAACGCGGTGACCGGGTGGCTGATCTCCGTGTGCTACTTCGCGCTGAACCTGGCGGCGGCGGCCACCGCGGCCTTCTCCCTGGTGGACCGGGCCGGCCTGCCGGTGACCGCCGGGGTGAAGGCGGCCGTCGTGGTGCTGATCGCCGCCGTCACGCTCGCCATCGGCGTCTACGGCCACGCAGCGATCGTCCGGCTCTACCCGGCGATCACCCTGGTGCTGTCGGCGGTGTTCGCCGTGGTGGGCGTCGCGGTGCTGCGGCACACCGACTTCGGCTACGCCCCCGGGCAGCCGCTGACGGGCACGGATCTGTGGGCGACCGTGGCGGCCGGGACCGCCCTCATCGCCTCGGGCCCGCTGTCGTACACCACCAGCGCGGACTTCTCCCGCTATCTGCCCCGCGCCACCCCCGCGAAGGCGGTGGCCGGCTGGACCGCGCTCGGCGGGTTCGTGCCGAGCGTCCTGGTGTGCGGCATCGGCGCCTGCGCCGCGACCGCCGTCGACATGAACGACCCGGAGTCCTCGCTGCAGACGCTGCTGCCCGGCTGGTTCCGCCCGGTGTTCCTGCTCGCCCTCGTCCTCGGCACCGTCGCGCTCAACGCGCTGACCTCCTACAGCGCCGGACTCGCCCTCCAGGCCGTCGGCCTGCGCATCCGGCGCACGCTCAGCGTCCTGGTGGACGGCGCGGTGGCCGTGTCGCTCACCCTGTACGCGCTGCTGGTCTCCGACTTCCTCGACGCCGTCGGCGATGTGCTCCAGCTGACCGTGCTGTTGCTCGGCCCGGGTACGGCCGTCTACGCCACGGACATCCTGCTGCGCCGCAACCGCTACGACGGCCCCGCCCTCGCCGACGAGTCACCCGGCGGGCCGTTCTGGTACACCGGCGGCTTCAACTGGGCCGGGGCAATGGCCCTCATCGCGGGCGTGACGGCCTCCGCGCTGTGCGTCGACAGCGTTTACACCGGTCCCGTGGCCGCCGCCCTGGGCGGTGTCGACCTGGCCCTGCCGGCCGGGATGGCGGTGGCCTCGGGGACGTACGCCCTGCTGTCCGCGCGCCAAAGGCAGGCGGCACCGCGCGCCGGACGGCTTCCCGAACAACCGTGA